A stretch of the Bacillus anthracis str. Vollum genome encodes the following:
- the tenA gene encoding thiaminase II — MTFSQSLRKEVDSIWEASFHHPFVKKLGEGTLDLANFRYYVLQDSYYLSHFARVQTLGAAKALELETTARMAHHAQNTYEAELSLHENFAKKLGITQEEKDNFIPAPTAYAYTSHMYRAAYEGHLGDIIAAILPCYWLYYEIGERLKECQPEEPIYNEWISAYGSDWFRTLVEEQITRLDAIAEKVTESDRKRMKQHFVISSQYEYSFWEMAYTLEKWPVDTEVKDVIR, encoded by the coding sequence ATGACTTTTTCACAATCATTACGTAAAGAAGTAGATTCAATTTGGGAAGCTAGTTTTCATCATCCTTTTGTAAAAAAACTCGGTGAAGGAACGTTAGATTTAGCTAATTTTCGCTATTACGTGCTTCAAGATTCCTATTATTTGAGTCACTTTGCTAGAGTACAAACATTAGGAGCTGCAAAAGCGCTTGAATTAGAAACGACTGCTCGCATGGCACATCATGCTCAAAATACATATGAGGCGGAATTATCTTTACATGAGAACTTTGCGAAGAAACTAGGGATTACACAAGAAGAAAAAGATAATTTTATCCCTGCTCCAACTGCATATGCATATACTTCACATATGTACCGTGCTGCGTATGAAGGACATTTAGGCGATATTATTGCAGCAATTTTACCTTGCTATTGGCTGTATTATGAAATTGGTGAGCGTTTAAAAGAGTGTCAGCCAGAAGAGCCGATTTATAACGAATGGATTTCTGCTTATGGATCTGATTGGTTCCGAACATTAGTTGAAGAGCAAATTACACGATTAGATGCAATAGCTGAAAAAGTGACAGAGTCTGATCGTAAGCGTATGAAACAGCATTTTGTTATAAGTAGTCAATATGAATATTCATTTTGGGAAATGGCTTATACTTTAGAAAAGTGGCCGGTAGATACAGAAGTAAAAGATGTAATAAGATAA
- a CDS encoding DUF3995 domain-containing protein, protein MLIIIYIAVSILFLVSFLHVYWAFGGKWATNSVIPTKDGEKAFTPGAGMTLIIALLLSMAAIILLQQTNIVHFAFPNIIVQVASWVCMIVFLIRVIGEFHYFGIFKRKKDTQFARMDTVLYIPLCAFLSLSFLLAIIT, encoded by the coding sequence ATGCTTATTATTATATATATTGCCGTCAGTATATTATTTTTAGTTAGCTTTTTACATGTTTACTGGGCTTTCGGAGGTAAGTGGGCGACAAATAGTGTTATTCCAACTAAAGATGGAGAAAAGGCGTTTACACCAGGTGCAGGAATGACATTGATCATTGCGTTATTATTAAGTATGGCAGCAATAATTTTATTACAACAAACTAATATTGTTCATTTTGCATTTCCTAATATTATTGTTCAAGTGGCATCCTGGGTGTGTATGATTGTATTTCTCATAAGAGTAATTGGTGAGTTTCATTATTTTGGTATTTTTAAGCGAAAAAAAGATACCCAATTTGCTAGAATGGATACTGTTTTATATATACCACTTTGTGCATTTTTATCTTTATCATTCTTATTAGCAATTATAACTTGA
- a CDS encoding RNaseH domain-containing protein gives MEKLKLLTFENIVEPLLNESVSFIYFPIEWLDIVEIHYKTFLLTSKLKRLNERLYDMFSDILFIQHNPYVLNENTPWIVSKEPIRKEQLDYIFQSWYEIIHDWKPNKLIESPKYEWHYDLISNLTVLHDKEVYSKWVPALISHIFCERPVQLENINEEDIYFSPLRTQNICEAMSEPIKDEKTQDYFAYVFRFEYITRGGENIPLLNVSIGIRRFYQEYNHPDISLLLRRKRGMILISTPEFASNNNKLRFVKLKVQQATNGIKWIKIFRNLKDDFHIGGEVELEHILQYPKDYMLGTNLRVLLPYNERIYKFQGTKIKPGIKVKEREYLFKAFQQKFAYFTLIPECKKLETNNENEIFPLIAPKGLETITLEIWSEKISLEVEQALFESEMVLAQISESSYVLHADNPVLLKIVRCNIEKVLQNPYKMQYCQKYKTDLVEDVMKAVYATAGKRNDATLVLIAMKNCDGREKIDPKQIIREGFARTNRISAFINLFIGQSVSRKTIINGIFSLLEQRGFLKRSWNKINLPCTYVNLSIERISKFDFLPIFSQIKGKEISYKLYGNTEWQTIDYLLLNVNKHNAFLPQPSKRNDMGIQFKQFVSETLTEVLQHAKEQNEQVYFIIDANVRKHWIKELQNEKIDIDTFPDIVPDVLKVPNLNAVRINASFDVPKYGVIECDDVLDSTSLYIDQKGMYYSTGEYSSNGSETLHRYILEIFPLGVKAVERNYIAKMVHYMCCNSSMLLEKNIHMPYPMHMARVIKNYMTDIDAREFKEFDDELDVDIIKIEKKDSIIRI, from the coding sequence ATGGAAAAATTAAAGTTGTTAACATTTGAAAATATAGTAGAGCCTCTTTTAAACGAAAGTGTATCATTTATATATTTTCCTATTGAATGGCTTGATATTGTAGAGATACATTATAAGACATTTTTATTAACGAGTAAGTTGAAACGATTGAATGAAAGATTATATGATATGTTTTCTGATATATTATTTATTCAGCATAATCCGTATGTATTAAATGAAAATACACCATGGATTGTATCGAAAGAACCTATTAGAAAAGAACAACTCGATTATATTTTTCAAAGTTGGTATGAGATTATTCATGATTGGAAACCTAATAAATTAATAGAATCGCCAAAATATGAATGGCATTACGATTTAATTTCTAATTTAACCGTATTACATGATAAAGAAGTATATTCTAAGTGGGTGCCCGCTTTAATTTCACATATTTTTTGTGAACGTCCTGTACAATTAGAAAATATAAACGAAGAAGATATATATTTTTCTCCTCTTAGAACACAAAATATTTGTGAGGCGATGTCAGAGCCTATTAAAGATGAAAAAACACAAGACTATTTTGCCTACGTATTTCGGTTCGAATATATAACACGCGGAGGAGAGAATATTCCATTATTAAATGTTTCAATTGGAATTCGGAGATTTTATCAAGAATATAATCATCCAGATATCTCTTTGCTTTTGAGACGAAAACGGGGCATGATTTTAATTTCTACTCCGGAATTTGCATCGAATAATAACAAATTACGGTTTGTAAAACTAAAAGTACAACAAGCTACAAACGGTATAAAATGGATTAAGATATTTAGGAATTTAAAAGATGATTTTCATATAGGTGGAGAAGTTGAATTGGAGCATATTCTTCAATATCCGAAAGATTATATGCTAGGAACAAATCTTAGAGTATTGCTTCCATACAATGAGAGAATATATAAATTTCAAGGTACTAAAATAAAACCAGGTATAAAAGTAAAGGAAAGAGAGTATCTATTTAAAGCGTTTCAGCAAAAATTCGCTTATTTCACATTAATACCAGAATGTAAGAAACTAGAAACAAATAATGAAAACGAAATATTCCCTTTAATTGCTCCGAAAGGATTAGAGACTATAACGTTAGAAATATGGTCTGAAAAAATATCGTTGGAAGTAGAACAAGCGTTATTTGAAAGTGAAATGGTGTTAGCTCAAATCAGTGAGTCATCATATGTATTACATGCAGATAATCCAGTATTGTTAAAAATAGTAAGATGTAATATTGAAAAAGTATTGCAAAATCCATATAAGATGCAATATTGCCAGAAGTATAAAACGGATTTAGTAGAGGATGTTATGAAAGCGGTTTATGCTACTGCAGGTAAGCGCAATGATGCGACATTGGTGTTAATTGCAATGAAAAATTGTGATGGACGTGAAAAAATTGATCCAAAGCAAATTATTAGAGAAGGATTTGCACGAACAAACCGTATTTCAGCATTTATTAATTTATTTATAGGCCAAAGTGTATCTCGTAAAACGATTATAAATGGTATTTTTAGTTTATTAGAACAAAGAGGATTTTTAAAACGTAGTTGGAATAAGATAAATTTACCTTGTACATATGTTAATTTATCAATTGAACGAATCTCGAAATTTGATTTCTTACCCATTTTTTCACAAATAAAAGGAAAAGAAATTTCATATAAATTATATGGGAATACAGAGTGGCAAACGATTGATTATTTATTGTTAAATGTAAATAAACATAATGCCTTTTTACCGCAGCCTTCAAAAAGAAATGATATGGGCATTCAATTTAAACAATTTGTTTCTGAAACATTAACGGAAGTTTTACAACATGCAAAAGAACAAAATGAGCAAGTATACTTCATAATAGATGCGAATGTAAGAAAACATTGGATAAAAGAGTTACAAAATGAAAAAATTGATATAGATACTTTCCCTGACATTGTTCCAGATGTGCTAAAGGTTCCAAACTTAAATGCTGTAAGAATAAATGCATCTTTTGATGTGCCAAAATACGGTGTGATAGAATGTGATGATGTACTGGATAGTACAAGTTTATATATAGATCAAAAAGGAATGTATTATAGCACTGGTGAGTATTCGTCTAATGGTAGTGAAACCTTACATCGATATATACTTGAAATATTCCCGCTAGGCGTAAAAGCTGTTGAAAGGAACTATATTGCCAAAATGGTACATTACATGTGCTGTAATTCAAGTATGCTTTTGGAAAAGAATATACACATGCCATATCCCATGCATATGGCAAGAGTAATAAAGAACTATATGACGGATATAGATGCAAGAGAGTTTAAAGAGTTTGATGATGAATTGGATGTAGATATTATAAAAATAGAAAAGAAAGATTCGATTATTCGGATTTAA